The following proteins come from a genomic window of Myroides odoratus DSM 2801:
- a CDS encoding bifunctional folylpolyglutamate synthase/dihydrofolate synthase produces the protein MTYQETVLWMFEQLPMYQQQGAIAYKADLSNIEKLAAHLNHPEKELKTLHIAGTNGKGSTSSMLASILQEAGYKVGLYTSPHLKDFRERIKINGEEITENFVVDFIATNKTFFERESLSFFEMTVGMAFEYFKEEQVDVAVIEVGMGGRLDATNIITPLVSVITNIGKDHVAFLGNTVEEIAGEKAGIIKKGVPVVIGEYVDETKPVFIAKAKAVQSPIYFASETYASNTWTSDLKGIYQQKNIRTVRQTIELLRKDFVITEENEKEGLNHVVAHTKLQGRWQVLQENPKVIADTAHNEHGIAIVMEQLKTEKYEQLYFVFGVVNDKDLQSVLPFLPKEAKYFFAKPNIFRGLDGNILAAKAKEFGLEGMVCDSIPEAYAKAKAVAKAEDLIYIGGSTFVVAEIL, from the coding sequence ATAAAGCGGATTTATCCAATATAGAAAAATTAGCTGCGCATTTGAATCACCCTGAAAAGGAGCTTAAAACACTACACATTGCTGGTACTAATGGCAAAGGATCAACTTCATCTATGTTAGCTTCTATTTTACAAGAAGCAGGGTATAAAGTTGGTTTATATACTTCCCCTCACTTAAAAGATTTTAGAGAACGCATTAAGATTAATGGGGAAGAAATTACAGAAAATTTTGTTGTGGATTTTATTGCGACCAATAAAACGTTTTTTGAGCGAGAGTCGTTGAGCTTTTTCGAAATGACAGTTGGGATGGCTTTTGAGTACTTTAAAGAAGAGCAAGTAGATGTTGCTGTTATTGAAGTGGGAATGGGAGGACGATTGGATGCAACGAATATTATTACACCTTTGGTCTCTGTGATTACAAATATTGGAAAAGATCACGTGGCTTTTCTCGGAAATACAGTAGAAGAAATTGCAGGGGAAAAAGCAGGGATTATAAAGAAAGGTGTTCCCGTAGTGATAGGAGAATATGTAGACGAAACGAAACCCGTTTTTATTGCCAAGGCAAAAGCTGTGCAAAGTCCGATTTATTTTGCTTCAGAAACGTATGCTTCTAATACATGGACGTCTGATTTAAAAGGAATCTACCAACAGAAGAATATACGCACGGTTCGTCAAACGATCGAATTGTTGCGCAAAGACTTCGTGATAACAGAAGAGAATGAAAAAGAAGGATTAAATCACGTAGTGGCTCATACAAAATTACAAGGGCGTTGGCAGGTATTACAAGAAAATCCAAAAGTTATTGCAGATACAGCACATAACGAACATGGGATTGCAATTGTGATGGAACAGCTCAAAACGGAGAAATATGAACAATTATACTTCGTTTTTGGGGTAGTCAACGATAAAGATTTACAAAGTGTATTGCCTTTTTTACCGAAAGAGGCGAAATATTTCTTTGCCAAGCCAAATATTTTTCGTGGATTAGATGGAAATATTTTAGCAGCGAAAGCAAAAGAATTTGGATTGGAAGGAATGGTTTGTGATTCAATACCAGAAGCTTATGCGAAAGCGAAGGCTGTTGCTAAGGCGGAAGACTTGATTTATATAGGGGGAAGTACTTTTGTCGTAGCAGAAATTTTATAA